The following proteins are encoded in a genomic region of Populus trichocarpa isolate Nisqually-1 chromosome 13, P.trichocarpa_v4.1, whole genome shotgun sequence:
- the LOC7465200 gene encoding CBS domain-containing protein CBSX3, mitochondrial, producing MQGALRACLTHGNVVKDSLLQHVRVLSPLLRPIVFSRFESVSSARIEEHGFESTRIADILKEKGKGADGSWLWCTTDDTVYDAVKSMTQHNVGALVVVKPGEQKSIAGIITERDYLRKIIVQGRSSKSTKVGDIMTEENKLITVTPDTKVLKAMQLMTDKRIRHIPVIDDKEMIGMVSIGDVVRAVVSEHREEVDRLNAYIQGGY from the exons atgcaaggggCACTTCGTGCATGTTTAACCCATGGAAATGTTGTCAAAGATTCACTCTTGCAACATGTCCGTGTTTTGAGTCCACTCTTGCGGCCCATTGTGTTTTCTCGTTTTGAATCAGTCTCATCTGCTCGTATAGAAGAGCATGGCTTTGAGAGCACCAGAATTGCTGACATCCTCAAAGAGAAAGGTAAAGGTGCAGATGGCTCGTGGCTTTGGTGCACTACGGATGACACTGTTTATGATGCTGTCAAGTCG ATGACACAGCACAACGTTGGAGCCTTGGTTGTTGTCAAACCTGGAGAGCAGAAATCAATTGCAGGAATCATCACAGAGAGAG ACTATCTGCGGAAGATCATTGTGCAGGGAAGATCATCCAAGTCAACCAAGGTTGGGGACATCATGACTGAAGAG AACAAGCTCATCACTGTCACGCCAGATACCAAAGTTCTGAAGGCTATGCAATTGATGACAG ATAAACGCATCAGGCACATTCCTGTGATTGATGATAAGGAAATGATTGGCATGGTATCAATTGGAGATGTTGTCCGTGCTGTGGTGAGTGAGCACCGGGAGGAGGTGGACCGCCTGAATGCTTACATACAAGGAGGTTACTGA
- the LOC7464755 gene encoding uncharacterized protein LOC7464755 — protein sequence MEGNLNEFLVGQLPTVIYTPHFITQTEETHLLQKIYEAPLSKWKSLKNRRLQNWGGVVHEKGLLPQDLPPWLTMITQRISEESGLFPSAINHVLINEYLPDQGIMPHQDGPAYFPVVAILSLGSPVVMDFTPHSRLRTCTDTWKNEVDEQNFGREAKETETEQMDNPETSVLLMPQSLLIFKDNAYSDYLHGIKDSEVHHCDKAINEVEALAHDKLNEPSFGTESAAVQDVGSGDRNAIHRTAKRISLTCRVVLKVHKNIFKF from the exons ATGGAAGGAAATTTGAATGAATTTCTAGTAGGGCAGCTGCCAACTGTCATCTACACTCCTCATTTTATCACACAGACTGAAGAAACCCATCTTCTACAAAAG ATTTATGAAGCCCCTTTATCAAAGTGGAAATCTTTGAAGAacagaagacttcagaattggg GTGGTGTCGTCCACGAAAAAGGACTTCTACCCCAAGACT TGCCTCCCTGGTTAACGATGATTACACAAAGAATATCAGAAGAATCAGGGCTGTTCCCCTCAGCAATCAATCACGTTCTCATCAATGAATACCTTCCTGACCAGGGAataatg CCCCACCAGGATGGACCTGCATATTTTCCTGTAGTAGCTATACTTTCTCTTGGATCGCCTGTTGTCATGGATTTCACTCCACATTCACGGTTAAGAACATGCACAGACACGTGGAAAAATGAAGTTGATGAACAAAATTTTGGTCGAGAAGCTAAAGAGACTGAGACAGAACAGATGGATAATCCTGAAACTTCAGTTCTATTGATGCCTCAGAGTCTACTTATATTCAAGGACAATGCCTACTCAG ACTACTTGCATGGCATAAAAGATAGCGAGGTTCATCATTGTGATAAG GCCATAAATGAAGTTGAAGCTCTTGCACATGATAAACTCAATGAACCCTCCTTTGGCACTGAGAGTGCTGCTGTTCAAGATGTGGGAAGTGGAGATCGCAATGCCATCCATCGGACAGCAAAAAGAATTTCATTGACTTGTCGAGTAGTGTTGAAGGTTCACAAGAATATATTCAagttttaa
- the LOC7465201 gene encoding light-mediated development protein DET1 isoform X2: MLRNNNVVARIFQRQIQTPPPGTSVHCARRFYENLVPSFTIYDVECPDHSFRKFTDDGQYLISFSRNHQDLIVYRPTWLSYSYKQEDCHLPSRAKRFDSFFTQLYCVPLASSNEVICKDFFLYVITNQFGLFATSTAQIHDAPAIGGAIQGVPSIERITFHLLRLEDGVILDEKVFRNDFINLAHNMGVFLYDDLLAVVSLRYQTIYILQIRESGNLVDVRAIGAFCREDDELFLNSNSQCMAVADRSKLHQSSGNHVDNGVHSNQLNSDNSFLCGIKQRLLSFIFQGIWSEETDKFQRVQCLKKKFYFHFQDYVDLIIWKVQFLDRHHLLIKFGSVDGGVSRSADHHASFFAVYNMETTEIVAFYQNSADELYLLFEQFCDHFYAMSRNSSYMNFISSHSNNIHALEQLRSIKYKASSLSQFVKKMLTSLPFSCQSLSPSPYFDQSLFRYDEKLISATDRHRPSTDHPIKFISRRQPHTLKFKIKPGPEAGSLDGRTKKVSSFLFHPFLPLALSIQQTLFLQPSVNIHFRG, from the exons ATGTTGAGGAACAACAATGTGGTTGCCAGGATTTTTCAGCGCCAAATCCAAACTCCTCCTCCTGGAACCAGC GTTCATTGTGCTCGGCGATTCTATGAGAATTTAGTGCCTAGTTTTACCATATATGATGTTGAATGCCCCGATCATTCATTCCGCAAATTCACCGATGATGGTCAATACCTCATTAGTTTTAGCAGAAATCACCAGGATCTCATTGTTTATAGACCCACTTGGCTCTCCTATTCCTACAAACAAGAAGATTGTCATCTTCCATCTAGAGCTAAGAGGTTCGACAGCTTCTTCACTCAACTCTACTGTGTCCCCCTTGCTTCCAGCAATGAGGTTATTTGCAAAGATTTCTTTCTATATGTCATCACCAACCAGTTCGGACTCTTTGCTACTTCCACTGCTCAAATTCATGATGCACCTGCTATAGGAGGAGCTATTCAAGGAGTCCCTTCCATAGAAAGAATTACTTTTCACCTCTTGAG GTTGGAAGATGGGGTGATACTAGATGAGAAGGTCTTTCGCAATGATTTTATTAACTTGGCTCATAACATGGGTGTCTTCCTGTATGATGATTTACTGGCCGTTGTGTCGCTTCGCTATCAGACAATATACATTCTCCAAATTAGGGAATCTGGTAACCTTGTTGATGTGCGTGCGATAGGTGCATTTTGTCGTGAAGATGATgaactttttcttaattctaACAGTCAG TGCATGGCAGTGGCTGACAGAAGTAAACTGCATCAATCATCTGGGAATCATGTCGATAATGGTGTCCATAGTAATCAGCTGAATTCAGacaattcttttctttgtgGCATTAAACAACGCTTGCTCTCATTCATTTTTCAAGGAATATGGAGTGAAGAAACTGATAAATTCCAG AGGGTCCAGTgcttgaagaagaaattctATTTCCATTTTCAAGATTATGTCGACTTGATTATTTGGAAG GTACAATTCTTGGATCGTCATCATTTGCTAATCAAGTTTGGGAGTGTTGATGGAGGG GTATCACGAAGTGCTGATCACCATGCATCATTCTTTGCTGTATATAACATGGAGACAACTGAAATCGTTGCGTTTTACCAG AATTCAGCAGATGAGCTTTATCTCCTGTTTGAGCAGTTCTGCGACCACTTCTATGCTATGTCAAGAAATTCATCTTACATGAATTTCATATCATCACACTCAAATAACATCCATGCTCTTGAGCAACTACGGTCCATCAAGTATAAAGCCAGCAGTCTTTCACAG TTTGTGAAGAAGATGCTGACATCTTTACCTTTCAGTTGTCAATCACTGAGTCCTTCACCCTATTTTGATCAATCTCTCTTTCGGTACGATGAAAAG CTGATATCTGCGACTGACCGGCATAGACCATCGACAGATCATCCTATCAAGTTCATTTCTAGAAGGCAACCACATACCCTAAAATTTAAGATTAAGCCAG GTCCTGAAGCTGGAAGTTTAGATGGTCGAACAAAAAAGGTGTCGTCATTCCTGTTCCATCCTTTTTTACCCCTGGCTCTTTCCATTCAGCAGACGCTGTTCTTGCAACCATCAGTGAATATTCACTTTCGAGGGTGA
- the LOC7465201 gene encoding light-mediated development protein DET1 isoform X1 codes for MLRNNNVVARIFQRQIQTPPPGTSVHCARRFYENLVPSFTIYDVECPDHSFRKFTDDGQYLISFSRNHQDLIVYRPTWLSYSYKQEDCHLPSRAKRFDSFFTQLYCVPLASSNEVICKDFFLYVITNQFGLFATSTAQIHDAPAIGGAIQGVPSIERITFHLLRLEDGVILDEKVFRNDFINLAHNMGVFLYDDLLAVVSLRYQTIYILQIRESGNLVDVRAIGAFCREDDELFLNSNSQCMAVADRSKLHQSSGNHVDNGVHSNQLNSDNSFLCGIKQRLLSFIFQGIWSEETDKFQRVQCLKKKFYFHFQDYVDLIIWKVQFLDRHHLLIKFGSVDGGLQVSRSADHHASFFAVYNMETTEIVAFYQNSADELYLLFEQFCDHFYAMSRNSSYMNFISSHSNNIHALEQLRSIKYKASSLSQFVKKMLTSLPFSCQSLSPSPYFDQSLFRYDEKLISATDRHRPSTDHPIKFISRRQPHTLKFKIKPGPEAGSLDGRTKKVSSFLFHPFLPLALSIQQTLFLQPSVNIHFRG; via the exons ATGTTGAGGAACAACAATGTGGTTGCCAGGATTTTTCAGCGCCAAATCCAAACTCCTCCTCCTGGAACCAGC GTTCATTGTGCTCGGCGATTCTATGAGAATTTAGTGCCTAGTTTTACCATATATGATGTTGAATGCCCCGATCATTCATTCCGCAAATTCACCGATGATGGTCAATACCTCATTAGTTTTAGCAGAAATCACCAGGATCTCATTGTTTATAGACCCACTTGGCTCTCCTATTCCTACAAACAAGAAGATTGTCATCTTCCATCTAGAGCTAAGAGGTTCGACAGCTTCTTCACTCAACTCTACTGTGTCCCCCTTGCTTCCAGCAATGAGGTTATTTGCAAAGATTTCTTTCTATATGTCATCACCAACCAGTTCGGACTCTTTGCTACTTCCACTGCTCAAATTCATGATGCACCTGCTATAGGAGGAGCTATTCAAGGAGTCCCTTCCATAGAAAGAATTACTTTTCACCTCTTGAG GTTGGAAGATGGGGTGATACTAGATGAGAAGGTCTTTCGCAATGATTTTATTAACTTGGCTCATAACATGGGTGTCTTCCTGTATGATGATTTACTGGCCGTTGTGTCGCTTCGCTATCAGACAATATACATTCTCCAAATTAGGGAATCTGGTAACCTTGTTGATGTGCGTGCGATAGGTGCATTTTGTCGTGAAGATGATgaactttttcttaattctaACAGTCAG TGCATGGCAGTGGCTGACAGAAGTAAACTGCATCAATCATCTGGGAATCATGTCGATAATGGTGTCCATAGTAATCAGCTGAATTCAGacaattcttttctttgtgGCATTAAACAACGCTTGCTCTCATTCATTTTTCAAGGAATATGGAGTGAAGAAACTGATAAATTCCAG AGGGTCCAGTgcttgaagaagaaattctATTTCCATTTTCAAGATTATGTCGACTTGATTATTTGGAAG GTACAATTCTTGGATCGTCATCATTTGCTAATCAAGTTTGGGAGTGTTGATGGAGGG CTTCAGGTATCACGAAGTGCTGATCACCATGCATCATTCTTTGCTGTATATAACATGGAGACAACTGAAATCGTTGCGTTTTACCAG AATTCAGCAGATGAGCTTTATCTCCTGTTTGAGCAGTTCTGCGACCACTTCTATGCTATGTCAAGAAATTCATCTTACATGAATTTCATATCATCACACTCAAATAACATCCATGCTCTTGAGCAACTACGGTCCATCAAGTATAAAGCCAGCAGTCTTTCACAG TTTGTGAAGAAGATGCTGACATCTTTACCTTTCAGTTGTCAATCACTGAGTCCTTCACCCTATTTTGATCAATCTCTCTTTCGGTACGATGAAAAG CTGATATCTGCGACTGACCGGCATAGACCATCGACAGATCATCCTATCAAGTTCATTTCTAGAAGGCAACCACATACCCTAAAATTTAAGATTAAGCCAG GTCCTGAAGCTGGAAGTTTAGATGGTCGAACAAAAAAGGTGTCGTCATTCCTGTTCCATCCTTTTTTACCCCTGGCTCTTTCCATTCAGCAGACGCTGTTCTTGCAACCATCAGTGAATATTCACTTTCGAGGGTGA
- the LOC7464756 gene encoding ent-kaurenoic acid oxidase 2 yields the protein MGLGSIWVVLVVIFCGLGVGQWILKRVNWWLYEAKLGAKKDSLPPGDLGWPFIGNMWSFLTAFKSSDPDSFIRSFVNRYGHTGIYKAFMFGNPSVLVTTPEGCRRLLTDDNAFKPGWPLATLKLIGEKSFIDIPYEEHKRLRRLTSASVNGHEALSTYIPYIEQNVIAELEKWTTMGQIEFLTKMRKLTFRIIIYIFLSKTSERVMEALEKEYTTLNYGIRAMAINLPGFAYYEALKARKKLVAIFQSIVDGRRNLKKDDVTNTKKKDMMDSLLDVEDENGRKLTDEEVIDIMLMYLNAGHESSGHITTWATIFLQDHPEYFQKAKEEQEQIIKRRPLTQKGLSLKEVREMKYLSKVIDETLRMVTFSLTVFREAKTDFCMNGYTIPKGWKVLAWFRTIHLDPEVYPNPKEFNPSRWDDYTPKAGTFLPFGAGSRLCPGNNLAKLEISIFLHYFLLDYRLERQNPECSWRFLPHTRPIDNCLARIKKVSSESV from the exons ATGGGGTTGGGATCCATATGGGTGGTCTTAGTAGTCATATTTTGTGGATTAGGGGTTGGACAATGGATTCTAAAGAGAGTGAATTGGTGGTTGTATGAAGCTAAGCTAGGGGCAAAGAAGGATTCACTTCCTCCAGGGGATTTGGGCTGGCCTTTCATTGGGAATATGTGGTCCTTTCTCACAGCTTTCAAATCCAGTGATCCTGATTCTTTCATCCGCAGCTTCGTGAATAG ATATGGACATACTGGAATCTATAAGGCCTTCATGTTCGGGAACCCTAGTGTGTTGGTAACAACTCCTGAAGGATGCAGAAGATTATTAACCGATGACAATGCATTTAAACCTGGTTGGCCACTTGCTACATTGAAGCTCATTGGAGAGAAATCCTTTATTGATATTCCTTACGAAGAGCACAAGCGCCTTCGCCGCTTGACATCCGCATCTGTCAATGGTCATGAAGCATTGTCTACTTACATTCCATATATAGAACAAAATGTTATAGCTGAGTTGGAAAAGTGGACCACCATGGGACAGATTGAGTTCTTGACTAAAATGAGAAAACTTACCTTTAGAataatcatttatatatttcttagcAAAACAAGTGAGAGGGTCATGGAGGCTTTGGAGAAGGAATACACCACTCTTAATTATGGAATCAGAGCCATGGCAATCAATCTTCCAGGATTTGCTTATTATGAAGCGTTAAAG GCTCGTAAAAAACTTGTGGCTATATTCCAATCTATTGTGGATGGGCGTAGAAATCTAAAGAAGGATGATGTTACAAACACAAAGAAGAAAGATATGATGGACTCTCTGTTGGATGTTGAGGATGAAAATGGTAGGAAATTGACCGATGAAGAAGTCATTGATATTATGTTGATGTACTTGAATGCAGGCCACGAATCTTCCGGCCATATCACAACATGGGCCACTATTTTCCTCCAGGACCACCCTGAATATTTCCAAAAAGCTAAG GAAGAGcaagaacaaattataaaaagaaggcCACTAACACAAAAGGGATTGTCACTTAAGGAAGTCCGAGAAATGAAATATCTTTCCAAG gTAATTGATGAAACTCTTCGTATGGTAACATTCTCTCTCACTGTATTTCGAGAAGCAAAAACAGAtttttgtatgaatg GTTATACCATTCCAAAAGGTTGGAAAGTTCTGGCTTGGTTTAGGACAATTCACTTGGATCCAGAAGTCTATCCAAATCCAAAGGAATTTAATCCTTCTAGATGGGAT GATTACACACCCAAAGCAGGGACTTTCCTCCCTTTTGGAGCTGGAAGCAGGCTGTGCCCTGGAAATAATCTTGCCAAGCTtgaaatatctatttttctacATTATTTTCTCCTAGATTATAG GCTTGAACGTCAGAATCCAGAATGTTCTTGGAGATTCCTACCCCATACAAGACCAATAGATAATTGCCTGGCAAGAATCAAGAAAGTTTCATCCGAATCTGTgtga
- the LOC127904146 gene encoding cytochrome f — translation MQTRKTLSWIKEEITRSISVSLMIYIITGAYISNAYPIFAQQGYENPREATGRIVCANCHLANKPVGIEVPQAVLPDTVFEAVVRIPYDMQLKQVLANGKKGALNVGAVLILPEGFELAPPDRISPEMKEKIGNLSFQSYRPAKKNILVIGPVPGQKYSEITFPILSPDPAAKKDAHFLKYPIYVGGNRGRGQIYPDGSKSNNTVYNATAAGIVSKIIRKEKGGYEITITDAPEGRQVIDSIPPGPELLVSEGESIKLDQPLTSNPNVGGFGQGDAEIVLQDPLRVQGLLFFLASVILAQIFLVLKKKQFEKVQLSEMNF, via the coding sequence ATGCAAACTAGAAAGACCCTCTCTTGGATAAAGGAAGAGATTACTCGCTCCATTTCCGTATCGCtcatgatatatataataactgGGGCATACATTTCAAATGCATATCCCATTTTTGCACAGCAGGGTTATGAAAATCCGCGCGAAGCAACTGGTCGTATTGTATGCGCGAATTGTCATTTAGCTAATAAGCCCGTGGGTATTGAGGTTCCACAAGCGGTACTTCCTGATACTGTATTTGAAGCAGTTGTTCGAATTCCTTATGATATGCAACTAAAACAAGTTCTTGCTAATGGTAAAAAGGGAGCTTTGAATGTGGGGGCTGTTCTTATTTTACCTGAGGGGTTTGAATTAGCCCCTCCTGATCGTATTTCGCCAGAGATGAAAGAAAAGATAGGTAATCTCTCTTTTCAGAGTTATCGCCccgctaaaaaaaatattcttgtgaTAGGTCCCGTTCCTGGTCAAAAATATAGTGAAATCACCTTTCCTATTCTTTCTCCGGACCCTGCTGCTAAGAAGGATGCTCACTTCTTAAAATATCCCATATACGTAGGCGGGAACAGGGGAAGGGGTCAGATTTATCCCGACGGGAGCAAGAGTAACAATACGGTTTATAATGCTACAGCAGCGGGTATAGTAAGCAAAATCATACGAAAAGAAAAAGGGGGGTACGAAATAACTATAACAGATGCGCCAGAGGGGCGTCAAGTGATTGATAGTATCCCCCCAGGACCAGAACTTCTTGTTTCAGAAGGCGAATCCATCAAACTCGATCAACCATTAACAAGTAATCCTAATGTGGGCGGATTTGGTCAGGGAGACGCAGAAATAGTACTTCAAGACCCATTACGTGTCCAAGGCCTTTTGTTCTTCTTGGCATCCGTTATTTTGGCACAAATCTTTTTGGTTCTTAAAAAGAAACAGTTTGAGAAGGTTCAATTGTCCGAAATGAATTTCTAG
- the LOC127904151 gene encoding photosystem I assembly protein Ycf4: protein MSWRSEHIWIELIAGSRKISNFCWAIILFLGSLGFLLIGISSYLDRNLISLFPSQQILFFPQGIVMSFYGLAGLFISSYLWCTISWNVGSGYDRFDRKEGIVCIFRWGFPGKNRRILLRLFMKDIQSIRIEVKEGFYARRVLYMEIRGQGAIPLTRTDENLTPREIEQKAAELAYFLRVPIEVF from the coding sequence ATGAGTTGGCGATCAGAACATATATGGATAGAACTTATAGCGGGGTCTCGAAAAATAAGTAATTTCTGCTGGGCCATTATACTTTTTTTAGGTTCATTGGGGTTTTTATTGATTGGAATTTCCAGTTATCTTGACAGAAATTTGATATCTTTATTCCCGTCTCAgcaaatccttttttttccacaagGGATCGTGATGTCTTTCTATGGGCTCGCCGGTCTGTTTATTAGCTCTTATTTGTGGTGCACAATTTCGTGGAATGTAGGTAGTGGTTATGATCGATTCGATAGAAAAGAAGGAATAGTGTGTATTTTTCGTTGGGGATTTCCAGGAAAAAATCGTCGCATCTTACTACGACTCTTTATGAAAGATATTCAGTCTATCAGAATAGAAGTTAAAGAGGGTTTTTATGCTCGGCGTGTCCTTTATATGGAAATCAGAGGCCAGGGGGCCATTCCTTTGACTCGTACTGATGAGAATTTGACTCCACGAGAAATTGAGCAAAAAGCAGCGGAATTGGCCTATTTTTTGCGTGTACCAATTGAAGTATTTTGA